A single Marinobacter sp. es.042 DNA region contains:
- a CDS encoding NINE protein: MTQRPDTHSKLIGYLLWIFGFLGSHRFYYGKPVTGTIWFFTLGLLFIGWIIDLFLIPAMDREADLRFREGEVSYNIGWILLTFLGVFGIHRMYMGKWITGIIYLFTGGLFLIGVLYDFWTLNNQISIRNEERRFG; encoded by the coding sequence ATGACCCAAAGGCCAGACACCCACAGCAAACTGATCGGCTACCTGCTCTGGATCTTCGGATTCCTGGGCTCACACCGGTTTTACTACGGCAAACCCGTTACCGGCACCATCTGGTTCTTTACCCTGGGGCTGCTGTTTATCGGCTGGATCATCGACCTGTTCCTGATCCCGGCCATGGACCGCGAAGCGGACCTGCGGTTCCGGGAAGGTGAGGTCAGCTACAACATCGGCTGGATCCTGCTGACCTTCCTCGGTGTGTTTGGCATTCACCGGATGTACATGGGCAAGTGGATCACGGGCATCATCTACCTGTTTACCGGCGGCCTGTTCCTGATCGGTGTGCTCTATGACTTCTGGACTCTGAACAACCAGATCTCCATCCGCAACGAAGAGCGCCGCTTCGGCTGA
- a CDS encoding helix-turn-helix domain-containing protein: MSATGPDKERQMLGLFLVPGAYLRVLAETVRQLGYNDRLLYEGLEFTPDDLKSNDSRVFVTDAIIMAKRAVNLAGQDGLSFTLARELRLTIHGTLGFAALTSPTFADALDSVRRYLHLRVPFLSMSQSEAGDQVLVKLCTEFEVPGLYPFLAETVSATLILLTEQLLDRENAAKHGFALEDGKLPGVSVRLSAPEPPWYRQFSDQLPVRFEYGQPDEMMVFPRELLNVQMRLADAEASRMARDQCEFELQKALKEQGDIVLAIRNMLRMMPGPLPSLEAMAERFCVSSRTLKRRLADRDTSYREILESVLKDRAIQLLRYTNQSVSEIAYELGYADLSNFSRAFRKWTGKSASEFREGGPDPAPEVGP, encoded by the coding sequence ATGAGTGCAACCGGTCCGGACAAAGAACGGCAGATGCTGGGATTGTTCCTGGTGCCGGGCGCTTACCTGCGGGTTCTGGCCGAGACCGTCCGCCAGCTGGGCTACAACGACCGGCTACTTTACGAAGGGCTGGAATTCACCCCGGACGATCTCAAGTCCAACGACAGTCGGGTGTTTGTCACCGACGCCATCATCATGGCCAAACGGGCCGTGAACCTGGCCGGCCAGGACGGTCTCAGCTTCACGCTGGCCAGGGAGTTGCGGCTGACAATCCACGGCACCCTGGGCTTCGCGGCTCTCACTAGCCCCACCTTCGCCGATGCCCTGGATTCGGTACGCCGTTACCTGCATTTGCGGGTGCCGTTCCTCAGCATGAGCCAGTCCGAAGCGGGCGATCAGGTGTTGGTAAAGCTGTGCACCGAATTCGAAGTGCCCGGCCTCTATCCGTTTCTGGCGGAGACCGTCAGCGCCACCCTGATCCTGCTGACCGAACAGCTCCTGGATCGGGAGAACGCGGCAAAACACGGCTTTGCCCTGGAAGACGGCAAACTGCCGGGTGTCTCCGTTCGCTTGAGCGCACCGGAGCCGCCCTGGTACCGGCAGTTTTCCGATCAGCTTCCCGTTCGATTCGAATACGGCCAGCCCGACGAAATGATGGTCTTCCCGCGCGAGCTTCTGAATGTGCAGATGCGTCTTGCCGACGCCGAAGCCTCCCGAATGGCCCGTGACCAGTGCGAGTTCGAGCTGCAGAAGGCCCTGAAGGAGCAGGGCGACATTGTCCTGGCGATCCGCAACATGCTCCGAATGATGCCGGGCCCCTTGCCGTCTCTGGAAGCCATGGCCGAGCGTTTCTGCGTCTCTTCCCGAACCCTGAAACGCCGGCTGGCGGACCGCGACACCAGCTATCGGGAAATCCTCGAGTCGGTGCTGAAAGACCGGGCGATCCAGTTGCTCCGGTACACCAACCAGTCGGTCAGCGAGATTGCCTACGAATTGGGCTATGCGGACCTTTCCAACTTCAGCCGGGCGTTCCGGAAGTGGACCGGCAAGTCGGCCAGCGAGTTTCGCGAGGGTGGTCCGGATCCGGCGCCTGAGGTTGGCCCTTGA
- a CDS encoding WS/DGAT/MGAT family O-acyltransferase, which yields MKPLSPTDQLFLWLEKRQQPMHVGGLQLFSFPEGAPDDYVAQLADRLRQHTKVTPPFNQRLDYRFGQPVWVEDEHLDLEHHFRFEALPTPGRVRELLSFVSAEHSHLMDRERPLWEFHLIEGLGERQFAVYIKVHHALVDGVSAMRMVTRMLCQDTGERDMPPIWAMPPRPEREKDDGGPSLWRSVGHLLGESGKQLGTVPTVARELLRTINDARKDPAYSSIFHAPRSILNQKITGSRRFAAQSYDLSRIKAVCKIYGTTVNDVVMAMCATALRSYLMNQDALPEKPLIAMVPVSLRKDDSSGGNQVGVILASLHTDVTSPVTRLMQIHEDVKAAKDRYAHMSAEEIINYTALTLAPAAFHLLTGMAPKWQTFNVVISNVPGPRETCYWNGAMMDGMYPVSIAMDRLALNMTLTSYGDQVEFGLIGCRRTLPSLQRMLDYLEEALVELETAAGL from the coding sequence GTGAAACCTCTCAGCCCCACGGATCAGCTTTTTCTCTGGCTGGAAAAACGGCAGCAGCCCATGCACGTGGGCGGCCTTCAACTTTTCTCTTTTCCCGAAGGCGCTCCGGATGATTACGTCGCCCAGCTGGCGGACCGGTTAAGGCAACACACAAAGGTGACACCACCTTTCAACCAGCGACTGGATTACCGTTTCGGTCAGCCGGTGTGGGTAGAGGATGAGCACCTGGATCTGGAGCATCACTTCCGGTTCGAAGCGCTACCGACCCCGGGACGGGTAAGAGAGCTGTTGTCGTTTGTCTCGGCGGAACATTCCCACCTGATGGATCGGGAGCGACCGCTGTGGGAATTTCATTTGATCGAAGGGCTGGGAGAGCGGCAGTTTGCCGTGTACATCAAGGTACACCATGCTCTGGTAGACGGTGTATCGGCCATGCGGATGGTTACCCGGATGCTGTGCCAGGATACCGGAGAGCGGGATATGCCGCCGATCTGGGCCATGCCACCACGCCCGGAGCGTGAGAAGGATGATGGCGGCCCTTCGCTGTGGCGAAGCGTTGGCCACCTGCTGGGTGAATCCGGCAAGCAACTGGGCACCGTGCCCACCGTCGCCCGGGAACTGCTGCGAACCATCAACGACGCCCGCAAAGACCCGGCCTACTCCTCCATATTCCACGCGCCCCGCAGCATTCTTAACCAGAAGATCACCGGGTCCCGACGCTTCGCCGCACAGTCCTATGACCTCAGCCGTATAAAGGCAGTGTGTAAAATCTACGGAACCACGGTGAATGATGTGGTGATGGCCATGTGCGCCACCGCGCTGCGCAGCTACCTGATGAACCAGGACGCCCTGCCGGAAAAACCGCTGATCGCCATGGTGCCGGTGTCCCTGCGCAAGGATGACAGCTCCGGCGGAAACCAGGTGGGCGTTATCCTCGCCTCGCTGCACACCGACGTCACCAGCCCGGTTACCCGGCTGATGCAGATCCACGAAGATGTAAAGGCGGCCAAGGACCGATACGCCCATATGTCTGCGGAAGAAATTATCAACTACACCGCCCTGACCCTGGCGCCGGCGGCGTTCCATCTGCTTACCGGCATGGCACCGAAATGGCAGACCTTCAACGTGGTCATTTCGAACGTCCCCGGGCCCCGGGAGACCTGCTACTGGAACGGCGCCATGATGGACGGCATGTACCCGGTCTCCATCGCCATGGACCGCCTGGCCCTGAACATGACCCTGACCAGCTACGGCGACCAGGTGGAGTTCGGCCTCATCGGCTGCCGCCGCACGCTACCCAGCCTGCAGCGGATGCTCGACTACCTGGAAGAGGCCCTGGTCGAACTGGAGACCGCGGCCGGCCTGTGA